The Micromonospora sp. NBC_00421 genome contains a region encoding:
- a CDS encoding alkaline phosphatase family protein, giving the protein MTAVPSAGAPVPPPGASGPRAVVPASPADPLAVVSPRYGGGSLADVLPSVLAVLGVPGAVDLLGLVPGLTGVRRVAVLLVDGLGWYQLPTAARYAPTLTGLAATLGRPLTSGFPSTTPTSLVTLGSGAAPGAHGVLGFTVRVPGTDRVLNHIDWTGEPDPLRWQPVRTQWQRARAAGVAVTVVSRPEYAGSGLTLAANRGGDYRGAAGVDALARTMLAALAAGTGPTLVSGYHPDLDRHGHLSGVDSTPWRIAVAEVDGLLARLVDGLPSDAALLVTADHGQLDVPAGHRFDLDTDLRLRAGVRVVAGEPRVRYLHVEPGAANDVVATWSAVLGSAARVRTREEMVAEGWFGPVGEDHLHRVGDVVVTCRDTYAVLATRSEPPAVSRLVAYHGADTAAEMTVPLLVVRG; this is encoded by the coding sequence ATGACCGCCGTGCCGTCGGCCGGGGCGCCGGTGCCGCCGCCCGGTGCGTCCGGGCCCCGGGCCGTCGTGCCCGCGTCCCCCGCCGATCCGCTGGCGGTGGTGTCGCCGCGCTACGGCGGGGGCAGCCTGGCCGACGTGCTACCCAGCGTGCTGGCCGTGCTCGGCGTGCCGGGCGCGGTCGACCTGCTCGGGCTGGTCCCCGGCCTGACCGGGGTGCGCCGGGTCGCCGTGCTGCTCGTCGACGGCCTCGGCTGGTACCAGCTCCCCACCGCCGCCCGGTACGCCCCGACCCTGACCGGGCTGGCCGCGACGCTGGGTCGCCCGCTGACCTCCGGGTTCCCCTCCACCACCCCGACCAGCCTGGTGACCCTGGGTTCGGGTGCGGCTCCCGGGGCGCACGGCGTGCTCGGGTTCACCGTCCGGGTGCCCGGCACCGACCGGGTGCTCAACCACATCGACTGGACCGGTGAACCGGACCCGCTGCGCTGGCAGCCGGTACGCACCCAGTGGCAGCGGGCCCGCGCCGCAGGGGTCGCGGTGACCGTGGTGAGCCGCCCCGAGTACGCCGGCAGCGGGCTGACCCTGGCCGCCAACCGGGGTGGCGACTACCGGGGGGCCGCCGGGGTGGACGCCCTGGCCCGGACGATGCTGGCGGCGCTGGCCGCCGGGACCGGCCCCACCCTGGTCTCCGGCTACCACCCCGACCTGGACCGGCACGGGCATCTCAGCGGGGTCGACTCGACGCCGTGGCGGATCGCCGTCGCCGAGGTGGACGGCCTGCTCGCCCGGCTGGTCGACGGGTTGCCGTCGGACGCCGCGTTGCTGGTCACCGCCGACCACGGTCAGCTCGACGTGCCCGCCGGACACCGCTTCGACCTGGACACCGACCTGCGGCTGCGGGCCGGTGTGCGGGTGGTCGCCGGGGAGCCCCGGGTGCGTTACCTGCACGTCGAACCGGGTGCGGCGAACGACGTGGTGGCCACCTGGTCGGCGGTGCTCGGGTCGGCCGCCCGGGTGCGCACCCGCGAGGAGATGGTGGCCGAGGGCTGGTTCGGCCCGGTCGGCGAGGACCATCTGCACCGGGTCGGCGACGTGGTGGTGACCTGCCGCGACACGTACGCGGTGCTGGCCACCCGGTCCGAGCCGCCGGCGGTCTCCCGGCTGGTGGCGTACCACGGGGCGGACACCGCGGCGGAGATGACCGTGCCGCTGCTGGTGGTCCGGGGCTGA
- a CDS encoding transglutaminase TgpA family protein encodes MIASRNLGFVAAVATLLAAAPLSSIFQQWTWLIQSAIAVAVVAGAAALTRLVRAPLWGQVLGMLAGLLLALTWLFPGGGELIAFLPTPGTLAHFGELAQGSLQDMRSYGVKVPDTTPLLFISVLGVGAVAVVVDVLAVGLRRPALAGLPMLAIYSVPVAVYVDSVPALPFVVGAAGYLWLLVTDNVDRVRRFGRRFTGEGRDVDVWESSPLAAAGRRLAVVGVALAVVLPLAVPGMSGGLLDQFSTAGNGTGNGRAGQGGGPGRIDLFAALSGQLNQSEVADMVKVTTTEKNPFYLRFGVADELRPDGFRVRPPNGRPVNRELPDPADRAGPGVQQQTYRATVEVNRTLNMPFVPLYTDPVGFDGLNGNWSYDQNLGVVFSNRDNSRGKRYSFEYVRSTYTPAALRRARPLPAEHPIRLQQTRTPDVREVGLLVDRLVEGKSTDYDRVRAIYDYFSQENGFRYSLSTQGGTSGQEIVDFLTNKAGYCQQYAAALAWLVRVAGIPARVAFGFTNGSNATGDTYTLTNRNLHSWTEVYFDQFGWVPFDATPAYGVQGSTRSAWAPDSDAPDPEPSDTTTPAAPGDPGATAGPQRDDEIDRDVDQGFDATANAPVERAPTWPWWTAAGLLALLALLAVPALRRRTLRQRRHRPPVAAQAGAAPDDGAGGSIPMTVLGADADRARADAHAAWDELLDTLVDYRVPIDRTETPRATAERLAREAIGADADSATAVRLLGRAEERARYARDPLTGEPLHPALRTVRGTLAARADRRTRLLAAVLPPSVLLRWRTSLGDNSARLVTASGRLRRLLLRWNPRRLLATRRA; translated from the coding sequence GTGATCGCGTCCCGGAACCTCGGCTTCGTGGCCGCCGTGGCGACCCTGCTCGCCGCGGCCCCGCTGTCGTCGATCTTCCAGCAGTGGACCTGGCTGATCCAGTCGGCCATCGCGGTCGCCGTGGTGGCCGGCGCGGCGGCGCTCACCCGACTGGTCCGGGCCCCGCTCTGGGGTCAGGTGCTGGGCATGCTCGCCGGTCTCCTGCTCGCCCTGACCTGGCTCTTCCCGGGCGGCGGCGAGCTGATCGCCTTCCTGCCCACGCCGGGGACGCTTGCCCACTTCGGTGAGCTGGCGCAGGGCTCGTTGCAGGACATGCGCTCCTACGGGGTGAAGGTGCCCGACACCACCCCGCTGCTGTTCATCAGCGTGCTCGGGGTGGGCGCGGTGGCGGTCGTGGTCGACGTGCTCGCCGTCGGGCTGCGCCGGCCGGCCCTGGCCGGGCTGCCGATGCTGGCCATCTACTCGGTGCCGGTCGCGGTCTACGTGGACAGTGTCCCCGCGTTGCCGTTCGTGGTCGGCGCCGCCGGCTACCTCTGGCTGCTGGTCACCGACAACGTCGACCGGGTACGCCGGTTCGGCCGCCGGTTCACCGGCGAGGGCCGGGACGTGGACGTCTGGGAGTCCTCCCCGCTGGCCGCCGCCGGCCGCCGGCTGGCGGTGGTCGGGGTGGCGCTGGCCGTGGTGCTGCCGCTTGCCGTACCGGGGATGAGCGGCGGGCTGCTGGACCAGTTCAGCACCGCCGGTAACGGCACCGGCAACGGACGCGCCGGGCAGGGCGGCGGCCCCGGCCGGATCGACCTCTTCGCAGCGCTCAGCGGGCAGCTCAACCAGTCCGAGGTGGCCGACATGGTCAAGGTCACCACCACCGAGAAGAACCCGTTCTACCTGCGCTTCGGCGTCGCCGACGAACTACGCCCGGACGGCTTCCGGGTGCGCCCGCCCAACGGCCGGCCGGTCAACCGGGAACTGCCCGACCCGGCGGACCGGGCCGGGCCGGGGGTGCAGCAGCAGACCTACCGGGCGACCGTGGAGGTCAACCGGACGTTGAACATGCCCTTCGTGCCGCTCTACACCGACCCGGTCGGCTTCGACGGGCTCAACGGCAACTGGTCGTACGACCAGAATCTCGGGGTGGTCTTCTCCAACCGGGACAACTCCCGTGGCAAGCGCTACTCGTTCGAGTACGTGCGCTCGACGTACACCCCGGCGGCGCTGCGCCGGGCCCGGCCGTTGCCGGCCGAGCACCCGATCCGGCTGCAGCAGACCCGCACCCCGGACGTACGGGAGGTCGGTCTGCTCGTCGACCGGTTGGTGGAGGGGAAGTCCACCGACTACGACAGGGTCCGGGCGATCTACGACTACTTCTCCCAGGAGAACGGCTTCCGCTACTCGTTGAGCACCCAGGGCGGCACCAGCGGGCAGGAGATCGTCGACTTCCTCACCAACAAGGCCGGCTACTGCCAGCAGTACGCGGCGGCGCTGGCCTGGTTGGTACGGGTCGCCGGCATCCCCGCCCGGGTGGCGTTCGGCTTCACCAACGGCAGCAACGCCACCGGCGACACCTACACGCTCACCAACCGGAACCTGCACTCCTGGACGGAGGTCTACTTCGACCAGTTCGGCTGGGTGCCGTTCGACGCCACCCCCGCGTACGGCGTACAGGGGTCGACCCGGTCGGCGTGGGCGCCGGACTCCGACGCCCCGGACCCGGAGCCGTCGGACACCACCACACCGGCTGCCCCGGGCGACCCGGGCGCGACTGCCGGACCGCAGCGCGACGACGAGATCGACCGGGACGTCGACCAGGGTTTCGACGCGACCGCCAACGCTCCCGTCGAACGCGCCCCGACCTGGCCGTGGTGGACGGCTGCCGGGCTGCTCGCACTGCTCGCGCTGCTGGCCGTACCAGCCCTGCGTCGGCGTACGCTGCGTCAGCGCCGGCACCGCCCACCCGTGGCGGCGCAGGCCGGCGCGGCCCCCGACGACGGGGCGGGCGGGAGCATCCCGATGACGGTGCTGGGTGCGGACGCGGACCGGGCCCGGGCGGACGCCCACGCCGCCTGGGACGAACTGCTCGACACCCTGGTCGACTACCGGGTTCCGATCGACCGGACGGAGACGCCCCGGGCGACCGCCGAGCGGCTGGCCCGGGAGGCGATCGGCGCGGACGCCGACTCGGCCACTGCGGTGCGGTTGCTCGGCCGGGCCGAGGAACGCGCCCGGTACGCCCGGGATCCGCTCACCGGCGAACCACTGCACCCGGCGTTGCGGACGGTACGCGGCACCCTCGCCGCCCGCGCCGACCGGCGTACCCGGCTCCTCGCCGCCGTGCTGCCCCCCTCGGTGCTGCTGCGTTGGCGCACCTCGCTCGGCGACAACTCCGCGCGACTGGTGACGGCCTCCGGCCGGCTCCGCCGCCTGCTGCTGCGCTGGAACCCCCGCCGGCTGCTCGCCACCCGCCGCGCCTGA
- a CDS encoding DNA polymerase IV, whose protein sequence is MGRSQSLPRGGDPRFGPDADDSASPILHVDMDAFFAAVEVRHRPELRGRPVVVGGVGPRGVVSSASYEARRYGVRSAMPTARARALCPGAVYLAPDFARYRAASDAVMRIFRDVTPLVEPLSLDEAFLDVTGARRLFGPPAAIARRIRARVTAELGLTCSVGVAPSKFVAKLGSTRAKPDGLLVVPADRVLEFLHPLPVDALWGVGERSAETLRRLGLRTIGDLAEAPVGMLRKALGVASATHLHELARGRDPRPVSPEQVEKSIGAEVTFDVDVVDPQQIRRALLALSEKVGSRLRGAGQVGRTVSLKVRLSDFRTVNRSRTLGVTTDVAREIFDTSWGLWTVLAPGEPVRLVGVRVEGLAGVADTPRQLTLGAPERGWREAETAADAAAARFGRSVIGPASLLGKRDPRPGENSSRP, encoded by the coding sequence ATGGGTCGGAGTCAGTCGCTGCCGCGTGGTGGTGACCCGCGCTTCGGGCCCGACGCCGACGACTCGGCCAGCCCGATCCTGCACGTCGACATGGATGCCTTCTTCGCCGCCGTCGAGGTGCGCCACCGCCCCGAGCTGCGGGGCCGGCCGGTGGTGGTCGGCGGGGTCGGGCCACGCGGCGTGGTCAGCTCCGCCAGCTACGAGGCCCGCCGGTACGGCGTCCGCAGCGCGATGCCGACCGCCCGGGCGCGGGCGCTCTGCCCCGGCGCGGTCTACCTGGCACCTGACTTCGCCCGCTACCGGGCGGCCTCCGACGCGGTGATGCGGATCTTCCGGGACGTCACCCCGCTGGTCGAGCCGCTCTCCCTCGACGAGGCGTTCCTCGACGTGACGGGGGCCCGCCGGTTGTTCGGCCCGCCGGCCGCCATCGCCCGGCGGATTCGCGCCCGGGTGACGGCCGAGCTGGGGCTGACCTGTTCGGTCGGGGTGGCTCCGAGCAAGTTCGTGGCGAAGCTCGGCTCCACCCGGGCCAAGCCGGACGGTCTGCTCGTGGTGCCTGCCGACCGGGTGCTGGAGTTCCTCCATCCGCTGCCGGTCGACGCGCTGTGGGGGGTGGGGGAGCGGTCCGCCGAGACGCTGCGTCGGCTCGGCCTGCGCACCATCGGTGACCTGGCCGAGGCGCCCGTGGGGATGCTCCGCAAGGCGCTCGGCGTGGCGTCCGCGACCCATCTGCACGAGCTGGCCCGGGGGCGGGACCCGCGCCCGGTCAGCCCGGAGCAGGTGGAGAAGTCGATCGGGGCCGAGGTGACCTTCGACGTCGACGTGGTCGACCCGCAGCAGATCCGCCGCGCCCTGCTCGCCCTCAGCGAGAAGGTGGGCAGCCGGCTGCGCGGGGCCGGTCAGGTCGGCCGGACGGTCTCGCTCAAGGTACGACTGTCCGATTTCCGTACCGTCAACCGGTCCCGGACCCTCGGCGTGACGACCGACGTGGCCCGGGAGATCTTCGACACCTCGTGGGGTCTCTGGACGGTTCTCGCCCCTGGTGAGCCGGTCCGGCTGGTCGGCGTCCGGGTGGAGGGCCTGGCCGGGGTGGCCGACACGCCGAGGCAGCTCACCCTCGGCGCACCCGAGCGGGGCTGGCGGGAGGCGGAGACCGCCGCCGACGCGGCGGCTGCCCGTTTCGGGCGGTCCGTCATAGGTCCGGCCAGTCTGCTCGGCAAACGTGATCCCCGGCCCGGGGAAAATAGCAGTCGACCGTAG
- a CDS encoding methyltransferase domain-containing protein: MTRLDRVEQSPRGRFAGPPLTPRTAVVWSVLAAELDRRADVELTVLDVGGGTGGFAVPLAQAGHRVTVVDASPDALAALTRRAAEAGVADRVRAVQGDGDALTGLVEPASVDLVLCHSVLEVVDDPTPVATALADALRPGGAASVLVPGRAAAVLGRAMNGQMDVAAALAAAADGAAGPRDTLRRRFDAEEAAALLRAAGLTVEEIHGVRVLADLLPATVADGQPAALVELERALAGRSPYRDLAAQLHLFARRPA, from the coding sequence GTGACTAGGCTCGACCGGGTGGAACAGAGCCCCCGAGGCCGGTTCGCCGGGCCGCCGCTGACCCCCCGTACCGCCGTCGTCTGGTCGGTGCTCGCCGCCGAGCTGGACCGGCGGGCCGACGTCGAGCTGACCGTGCTCGACGTGGGTGGCGGCACCGGCGGGTTCGCCGTGCCGCTCGCCCAGGCCGGCCACCGGGTCACCGTGGTCGACGCCAGCCCCGACGCGCTCGCCGCGCTCACCCGCCGGGCCGCCGAGGCCGGGGTGGCCGACCGGGTACGTGCCGTGCAGGGCGACGGCGACGCGCTGACCGGCCTGGTCGAACCGGCCTCCGTCGACCTGGTGCTGTGCCACTCGGTGCTGGAGGTGGTCGACGACCCGACGCCGGTGGCGACCGCGCTGGCCGACGCACTGCGCCCCGGGGGCGCGGCGAGTGTGCTGGTCCCCGGGCGGGCCGCCGCCGTGCTGGGCCGGGCGATGAACGGCCAGATGGACGTCGCCGCCGCGCTGGCCGCCGCCGCCGACGGCGCCGCCGGCCCCCGCGACACCCTGCGCCGCCGGTTCGACGCCGAGGAGGCCGCCGCGCTGTTGCGCGCCGCCGGCCTCACCGTGGAGGAGATCCACGGGGTACGCGTCCTGGCAGATCTGCTGCCCGCCACCGTCGCCGACGGTCAGCCGGCTGCCCTGGTGGAGCTGGAACGGGCGCTGGCCGGGCGCTCGCCGTACCGGGATCTCGCCGCCCAGCTGCACCTGTTCGCCCGCCGGCCGGCATGA
- a CDS encoding error-prone DNA polymerase, with product MSFHNPKLPWSELERVLSGRSTTDGDAGHHPRDDHPRDDRPQGGGPRGGGPRGSEAQGGGPRGSEAQDSGGRGGGAQGGRRGGERHLHVVDPLAGADGGDSPAWSRRRERYAPPELTRPDGTVPYAELHAHTNFSFLDGASHPEELAEEAARLGLTALAVTDHDGFYGVVRFAEAARTLRLPTVFGAELSLGLPGPQQGEPDPSGRHLLVLAHGHEGYARLASVISRAQLRGGEKGRPVYGELEQVAAELRDHVLVLTGCRKGHVPAALLTEGVDAAARELDRLTALFGAETVAVELTDHGHPVDADRNDALAELAATAGLPTVASNNVHYASPGRRRLATTLAAVRARRSLDEIDGWLPAAATAHLRSGAEMAARFAGYPGAVARAAGFGAELAFDLHLVAPRLPAYPVPAGHTEMSWLRRLTMDGARERYGPPEAHPEAYAQLEHELRMIDELGFPGYFLVVYDIVAFCRAQDIYCQGRGSAANSAVCYALRITNVDAVRHRLLFERFLAPERDGPPDIDVDIESDRREEVIQHVYARYGREHTAQVANVISYRPRSAVRDVAKAFGFSPGQQDAWSKQIDRWGPVAAVDVEGIPEQVVAYANELTGASGRWAGFPRHLGIHSGGMVICDRPVIEVCPVEWGRMPGRSVLQWDKDDCAAVGLVKFDLLGLGMLSALHYGYDLIGQRLDLGDMTLDDPEVYDMLCRADSVGVFQVESRAQMATLPRLKPREFYDLVVEVALIRPGPIQGGSVHPYIRRKNGQEPVTYPHPLMRNALEKTLGVPLFQEQLMQLAIDLAGFDAAGADELRRAMGAKRSVQRMAQLADRLYAGMAERGITGELADDVYRKLTAFASYGFPESHAMSFAYLVYASSWLKRHHPAAFLAALLNAQPMGFYSPQTLVDDARRHGVEVRRPDVNASGAGAVLESTPQTRWGSVPGEPPHAWGLGGPAVRLGLGSVRTLGDGVAGRIEAERTAHGAYRDMPDLARRVGLTAGQLEALATADAFACFGLTRRQALWAAGAAAQDRPGRLPGTVTGAAAPTLPGMEAVDRLVADVWATGLSPESHPARFVRDRLDALGAVPIARLGQVEPGRRIRVGGIVTHRQRPATAGGVTFLNLEDETGMLNVTCSPGLWQRYRRIARTSVALVVRGRLQRHEGVTNLTADRLDPITPPVAPASRDFR from the coding sequence ATGAGCTTCCACAACCCGAAGTTGCCCTGGTCGGAGCTGGAACGGGTGTTGTCCGGACGATCCACCACCGACGGCGACGCGGGCCACCACCCCCGTGACGACCACCCCCGTGACGACCGTCCCCAGGGCGGCGGGCCCAGAGGCGGCGGGCCCCGGGGCAGTGAGGCCCAGGGCGGCGGGCCCCGGGGCAGTGAGGCCCAGGACAGCGGGGGTCGGGGCGGCGGGGCCCAAGGCGGGCGGCGGGGCGGGGAACGGCACCTGCACGTGGTGGACCCGCTCGCCGGGGCCGACGGCGGCGACTCGCCGGCCTGGAGCCGGCGCCGCGAGCGGTACGCGCCTCCCGAGCTGACCCGTCCGGACGGCACCGTTCCCTACGCCGAACTGCACGCGCACACCAACTTCAGTTTCCTCGACGGGGCGAGCCACCCGGAAGAGCTGGCCGAGGAGGCCGCCCGGTTGGGGTTGACCGCGCTCGCCGTGACCGACCACGACGGGTTCTACGGCGTGGTCCGGTTCGCCGAGGCGGCCCGTACGCTGCGTCTGCCGACGGTCTTCGGTGCGGAGCTGTCGCTGGGGCTGCCCGGCCCGCAGCAGGGCGAACCGGACCCGTCGGGCCGGCACCTGCTGGTGCTCGCCCACGGCCACGAGGGGTACGCGCGACTCGCGTCGGTCATCTCCCGGGCCCAGCTGCGCGGTGGGGAGAAGGGCCGCCCGGTCTACGGGGAACTGGAGCAGGTCGCCGCCGAGCTGCGGGACCACGTGCTGGTGCTGACCGGCTGCCGCAAGGGGCACGTGCCGGCGGCGCTGCTCACCGAGGGGGTCGACGCGGCGGCCCGGGAGCTGGACCGGCTCACCGCGCTGTTCGGCGCGGAGACGGTGGCGGTGGAGCTGACCGACCACGGGCACCCGGTCGACGCCGACCGTAACGACGCCCTCGCCGAGCTGGCGGCCACCGCCGGGCTACCCACGGTGGCCAGCAACAACGTGCACTACGCCAGCCCGGGTCGACGGCGGCTGGCGACCACCCTGGCCGCCGTCCGGGCCCGGCGCAGCCTGGACGAGATCGACGGCTGGCTGCCCGCCGCGGCCACCGCCCACCTGCGCAGCGGTGCGGAGATGGCAGCCCGTTTCGCCGGGTACCCGGGTGCCGTGGCGAGGGCCGCCGGGTTCGGCGCGGAACTCGCCTTCGACCTGCACCTGGTCGCGCCCCGGCTGCCGGCGTACCCGGTGCCGGCGGGGCACACCGAGATGAGCTGGTTGCGCCGGCTGACCATGGACGGCGCCCGGGAGCGCTACGGCCCGCCCGAGGCGCACCCGGAGGCGTACGCGCAGTTGGAGCACGAGCTGCGGATGATCGACGAGCTGGGCTTCCCCGGCTACTTCCTGGTGGTCTACGACATCGTGGCGTTCTGCCGCGCGCAGGACATCTACTGCCAGGGCCGGGGTTCAGCGGCCAACTCGGCGGTCTGCTACGCGTTGCGGATCACCAACGTCGATGCCGTCCGGCACCGGCTGCTCTTCGAGCGGTTCCTCGCCCCGGAACGCGACGGGCCGCCCGACATCGACGTGGACATCGAGTCCGACCGGCGGGAGGAGGTGATCCAGCACGTCTACGCCCGGTACGGCCGGGAACACACCGCCCAGGTCGCCAACGTCATCTCGTACCGGCCCCGGTCGGCGGTGCGGGACGTGGCGAAGGCGTTCGGTTTCTCGCCCGGCCAGCAGGACGCCTGGAGCAAGCAGATCGACCGCTGGGGCCCGGTCGCGGCGGTGGACGTCGAGGGCATTCCCGAGCAGGTGGTGGCGTACGCCAACGAGTTGACGGGGGCCTCGGGGCGGTGGGCGGGCTTTCCCCGGCACCTGGGCATCCACTCCGGTGGGATGGTGATCTGCGACCGGCCGGTGATCGAGGTGTGCCCGGTGGAGTGGGGGCGGATGCCCGGGCGCAGCGTGCTCCAGTGGGACAAGGACGACTGCGCGGCGGTCGGGCTGGTCAAGTTCGACCTGCTCGGCCTGGGCATGCTCTCCGCCCTGCACTACGGCTACGACCTGATCGGCCAGCGCCTCGATCTGGGGGACATGACGTTGGACGACCCCGAGGTCTACGACATGCTCTGCCGGGCCGACTCGGTGGGGGTGTTCCAGGTGGAGAGCCGGGCCCAGATGGCCACCCTGCCCCGGCTGAAACCGCGCGAGTTCTACGACCTGGTGGTGGAGGTGGCGCTGATCCGGCCCGGCCCGATCCAGGGCGGTTCGGTGCACCCGTACATCAGGCGCAAGAACGGCCAGGAGCCGGTGACGTACCCGCATCCGCTGATGCGCAACGCGCTGGAGAAGACCCTCGGCGTGCCGCTGTTCCAGGAGCAGCTGATGCAGCTCGCCATCGACCTGGCCGGCTTCGACGCGGCCGGGGCCGACGAACTGCGTCGGGCGATGGGGGCGAAACGGTCGGTGCAGCGGATGGCGCAGCTCGCCGACCGGCTCTACGCCGGGATGGCCGAGCGGGGGATCACCGGCGAGCTGGCCGACGACGTCTACCGCAAGCTCACCGCCTTCGCCAGCTACGGCTTCCCGGAGAGCCACGCGATGAGCTTCGCCTACCTGGTGTACGCCAGCTCGTGGCTCAAACGCCACCACCCGGCGGCGTTCCTGGCCGCCCTGCTCAACGCCCAGCCGATGGGCTTCTACTCGCCACAGACGCTGGTCGACGACGCCCGCCGGCACGGCGTCGAGGTCCGTCGGCCGGACGTCAACGCCAGCGGGGCGGGGGCGGTGCTGGAGTCCACCCCGCAGACCCGGTGGGGGAGCGTGCCGGGGGAGCCGCCGCACGCCTGGGGGCTGGGCGGGCCGGCCGTCCGGCTCGGGCTGGGCAGCGTCCGTACCCTCGGTGACGGGGTGGCCGGGCGGATCGAGGCGGAGCGGACGGCGCACGGGGCGTACCGGGACATGCCGGATCTGGCCCGGCGGGTCGGTCTGACCGCCGGGCAGCTGGAGGCGCTGGCCACCGCGGACGCCTTCGCCTGTTTCGGGCTGACCCGGCGGCAGGCGCTCTGGGCGGCCGGGGCGGCGGCCCAGGACCGGCCGGGTCGGCTGCCCGGCACGGTGACCGGCGCGGCGGCGCCCACCCTGCCCGGGATGGAGGCGGTGGACCGGCTCGTCGCCGACGTCTGGGCCACCGGGCTGTCCCCGGAGAGCCACCCGGCCCGGTTCGTCCGGGACCGGCTCGACGCGCTGGGCGCGGTGCCGATCGCCCGGCTCGGTCAGGTGGAACCGGGTCGGCGGATCCGGGTCGGCGGGATCGTGACCCACCGGCAGCGCCCCGCGACCGCCGGCGGGGTCACCTTCCTCAACCTGGAGGACGAGACCGGAATGCTCAATGTCACGTGCTCCCCGGGGCTGTGGCAGCGCTATCGTCGAATCGCCCGCACCAGCGTCGCCCTCGTGGTCCGTGGTCGGTTGCAGCGGCACGAGGGGGTCACCAACCTCACCGCCGACCGGCTGGACCCGATCACGCCGCCGGTCGCGCCCGCCTCCCGCGACTTCCGGTGA
- a CDS encoding DUF58 domain-containing protein has protein sequence MRAGLRGLTTRGRSFLAAAIAAAVSAGILGERDLLRVAVLLGVLPLLAALYVGRTRYKLACNRSLDPHRVPVGASSRVVLRLQNMSRLPTGTLLLEDRLPYALGSRPRVVLERLGAHQASSVAYTVRADVRGRYEVGPLVVRMTDPFGLCELSRAFPSTEQLTVIPQVTPLPSVRLPGEYAGSGDSRARSVAVHGEDDTATREYRMGDDLRRVHWKSTARTGELMVRREEQPWESRATVLLDTRAHGHRGDGPTASFEWSVSAAASIATHLRQAGYKLRLVTGDGVDVDATEATGDGLLLDHLADVRLDQRGDVASLVQRVRQRADGGLIIALFGSLTTSEAELLSGLRGSGATCVGFVLHSSTWLSLPERARFEAEQAHAAAVLALLQGGWRVIGVNHDGQLPALWPQAGRGSQGFALRAALAETVAGGVR, from the coding sequence GTGCGTGCCGGGCTGCGTGGCCTGACCACCCGGGGCCGTTCGTTCCTGGCGGCGGCGATCGCCGCGGCGGTCTCCGCCGGCATCCTCGGCGAACGGGACCTGCTCCGGGTGGCGGTGCTGCTCGGCGTCCTGCCGCTGCTCGCCGCGCTGTACGTCGGGCGGACCCGCTACAAGCTGGCCTGCAACCGCTCGCTGGACCCGCACCGGGTGCCGGTCGGGGCCAGCTCCCGGGTGGTGCTGCGGTTGCAGAACATGTCCCGGCTGCCCACCGGCACCCTGCTGCTGGAGGACCGGCTGCCGTACGCGCTGGGCAGCCGGCCGCGGGTGGTGCTGGAACGGCTCGGCGCGCACCAGGCCAGCTCGGTGGCGTACACCGTCCGTGCCGACGTGCGCGGCCGGTACGAGGTGGGTCCGTTGGTGGTCCGGATGACCGACCCCTTCGGGCTGTGCGAGCTGAGCCGGGCCTTCCCCAGCACCGAACAGCTCACCGTGATCCCCCAGGTCACCCCGCTGCCCTCGGTACGCCTGCCCGGCGAGTACGCCGGCAGCGGCGACAGCCGGGCCCGGTCGGTGGCCGTGCACGGCGAGGACGACACCGCCACCCGGGAGTACCGGATGGGCGACGACCTGCGCCGGGTGCACTGGAAGTCGACAGCCCGCACCGGTGAGCTGATGGTGCGCCGCGAGGAGCAGCCCTGGGAGAGCCGGGCCACCGTGCTGCTGGACACCCGGGCGCACGGTCACCGGGGCGACGGCCCGACGGCCAGTTTCGAGTGGTCGGTCTCTGCCGCCGCCAGCATCGCCACCCACCTGCGGCAGGCCGGCTACAAGCTGCGCCTGGTGACCGGGGACGGAGTGGACGTCGACGCCACCGAGGCCACCGGGGACGGCCTGCTCCTCGACCACCTCGCCGACGTCCGGCTCGACCAGCGAGGCGACGTCGCGAGCCTGGTGCAGCGGGTCCGGCAACGCGCCGACGGGGGCCTGATCATCGCGCTGTTCGGGTCGCTGACCACGAGCGAGGCGGAGCTGCTGAGCGGGCTGCGCGGCAGCGGCGCGACCTGCGTCGGCTTCGTGCTGCACAGCTCCACCTGGCTCAGCCTGCCGGAGCGGGCACGGTTCGAGGCCGAACAGGCCCACGCCGCCGCCGTGTTGGCCCTGTTGCAGGGCGGCTGGCGGGTCATCGGGGTGAACCACGACGGTCAACTGCCGGCGCTCTGGCCCCAGGCCGGGCGCGGTTCGCAGGGCTTCGCGCTGCGCGCGGCGCTCGCCGAGACGGTCGCCGGGGGTGTGCGGTGA
- a CDS encoding DUF3040 domain-containing protein has translation MPLSEHEQRLFEQIERSLAEDPKFASAVRASDPRFHTRRRLLVAAGVVVVGLALLVYGAVIKTPPLAVAGFVVMLAALGYAVQSHRRAQSPDLHVVGGTTSRRRPRGRGGRRPSLLDRMEDRWRQRPEGHR, from the coding sequence GTGCCGCTCTCGGAGCACGAGCAGCGGCTGTTCGAGCAGATCGAGCGGTCGCTTGCCGAGGACCCCAAATTCGCCTCGGCCGTGCGCGCCAGTGACCCGCGTTTCCATACGCGACGTCGCCTGCTCGTCGCTGCCGGCGTGGTCGTCGTCGGCCTGGCCCTGTTGGTCTACGGGGCGGTGATCAAGACTCCGCCGCTGGCAGTGGCGGGGTTCGTCGTCATGCTGGCCGCGTTGGGCTATGCGGTGCAGTCGCACCGGCGGGCGCAGTCACCGGACCTGCACGTGGTGGGTGGCACGACGAGTCGTCGCCGTCCGCGTGGCCGGGGCGGTCGTCGGCCGTCGTTGCTGGACCGGATGGAAGATCGGTGGCGGCAGCGTCCGGAGGGACATCGCTGA